A region from the Persephonella sp. genome encodes:
- a CDS encoding c-type cytochrome: protein MMKKIVLIGATAIIFIGCQEKKEEAGGSHKIEKQQTVQIEKEQNKPETVEKKAVNLNGEALFKAKGCSACHQTEKESVGPSLSKISQVYSKDKSKLIRFLKGEGKPIVDPQKFGIMSPQLSVTKAMSDKELSALADYILKF from the coding sequence ATGATGAAAAAAATTGTTCTAATCGGTGCAACAGCTATTATTTTTATTGGTTGTCAGGAAAAAAAGGAAGAAGCTGGAGGTTCTCATAAAATAGAAAAACAACAGACAGTCCAGATTGAAAAGGAGCAGAATAAACCTGAGACTGTAGAAAAGAAGGCTGTTAATCTAAATGGGGAAGCACTTTTTAAGGCAAAAGGGTGCTCTGCCTGTCATCAGACTGAAAAAGAAAGTGTTGGACCTTCACTTTCTAAAATTTCACAGGTTTACAGTAAGGATAAATCAAAGCTGATAAGATTTTTGAAAGGAGAGGGAAAGCCGATTGTTGATCCCCAGAAATTTGGTATTATGTCTCCCCAGTTGAGCGTAACAAAAGCTATGTCTGATAAAGAGCTTTCTGCTCTTGCAGATTACATACTAAAATTTTAG